A region from the Kribbella shirazensis genome encodes:
- a CDS encoding metallophosphoesterase: MPITPAGPTDPAAFSPTRRHLLGLAAGIAALTAVPAEASAAAANSPLLRFGVIADCQYADKPDGPVRLYRLSVDKLTEAVSTLNDGDLRFSFHLGDMVDEFAASFDMIMPIWDKLRMPKIQVLGNHDFQLPREQLLPTMGMPSSHYQFRRNGWRFIVVDTNDISTYGNPKGSEKYTLAEKMRADLQAAGKPNAQTWNGGVGAEQFAWIEEVLEHARRAGDKVVLNSHHPIYPLNQHNAYNDTQLVELVTSYDNVVAWFNGHNHAGNYGFTGGKHFITFKGMVDTTVTSYAMVQAFEDHLKIEGFGREPTRTVPFGAPAYQA, from the coding sequence ATGCCCATCACTCCCGCTGGCCCGACCGATCCGGCAGCTTTCTCGCCGACGCGCCGCCATCTCCTCGGCCTGGCCGCCGGCATCGCCGCTCTCACCGCAGTGCCGGCCGAAGCTTCGGCCGCCGCCGCGAACTCGCCGCTGCTGCGGTTCGGCGTCATCGCGGACTGCCAGTACGCCGACAAGCCCGACGGGCCCGTTCGTCTCTACCGGCTGTCGGTCGACAAGTTGACGGAGGCCGTCTCCACGCTGAACGACGGCGATCTGCGCTTCTCGTTCCACCTCGGCGACATGGTCGACGAGTTCGCGGCGAGCTTCGACATGATCATGCCGATCTGGGACAAGCTGCGGATGCCCAAGATCCAGGTTCTCGGCAATCACGACTTCCAGTTGCCGCGCGAGCAACTTCTTCCGACGATGGGCATGCCGTCGTCGCACTACCAGTTCCGTCGCAACGGTTGGCGATTCATTGTGGTCGACACCAACGACATCAGCACCTACGGAAACCCCAAGGGATCCGAGAAGTACACCCTCGCCGAGAAGATGCGCGCCGACCTGCAAGCGGCGGGTAAGCCCAACGCCCAGACCTGGAACGGTGGCGTCGGCGCCGAGCAGTTCGCCTGGATCGAGGAGGTCCTCGAGCATGCCCGTCGTGCCGGCGACAAGGTCGTCCTCAACTCGCATCACCCGATCTACCCGCTGAACCAGCACAACGCCTACAACGACACTCAGCTCGTCGAGCTGGTGACTTCCTACGACAACGTCGTTGCCTGGTTCAACGGCCACAACCACGCCGGCAACTACGGCTTCACCGGTGGCAAGCACTTCATCACCTTCAAGGGCATGGTCGACACGACCGTGACGTCGTACGCGATGGTGCAGGCCTTCGAGGACCATCTCAAGATCGAAGGTTTCGGCCGCGAACCGACCCGCACCGTCCCGTTCGGGGCACCGGCCTACCAGGCCTGA
- a CDS encoding metal-dependent hydrolase family protein, which translates to MTRLVLRGGLVFDGTGVPPYLADVAVEGERITEVGTALAGDEIVELDGALVAPGLIDCHVHTVFDGMDLARIQSRPFSLEFFEAAANLGRLLGSGVTTVRDAGGADLGVKTAVETGLVDGPRMQIAVSVLSQTGGHADGWNVHGDLQRLLVPHPGRPDCVVDGVDAMRKRVRELVRAGADVIKVCASGGVMSTRDDPRHPQFTYDELAACVDEAAAVELPVMAHAHGAAGIKQALRAGVRSIEHGVFLDDECIDLFLERDAWLVPTLMAPASLVEAIDAGMSVTPEIETKARSIAATHLDAVTRAHQGGVRIAMGTDSGVFAHGSSPEELAWLVRAGLSPQEALLAATSSAADLLALPDVGRITPRTVADLVILDGDPWQLEKFRENLRLVIKSGRIRRPADQTDARHPE; encoded by the coding sequence ATGACGCGCCTGGTGCTGCGCGGCGGCCTGGTCTTCGACGGCACCGGCGTACCGCCGTACCTGGCGGATGTCGCCGTCGAGGGGGAGCGGATCACCGAGGTCGGTACGGCGTTGGCCGGTGACGAGATCGTCGAGCTCGACGGTGCGCTGGTCGCCCCTGGGCTGATCGACTGTCATGTGCACACTGTGTTCGACGGGATGGATCTGGCGCGCATCCAGTCGCGGCCGTTCTCGCTGGAGTTCTTCGAGGCCGCGGCCAACCTCGGGCGGCTGCTCGGCAGTGGGGTGACGACCGTCCGGGACGCGGGTGGCGCGGATCTCGGGGTCAAGACTGCTGTCGAGACCGGGCTCGTGGACGGGCCGCGGATGCAGATCGCGGTGTCGGTGCTGAGTCAGACCGGTGGTCACGCCGACGGTTGGAACGTGCACGGGGACCTGCAGCGGCTGCTCGTGCCGCACCCCGGCCGGCCGGATTGCGTGGTCGACGGCGTGGACGCCATGCGCAAGCGGGTCCGCGAACTCGTTCGCGCCGGCGCCGACGTGATCAAGGTCTGTGCGTCGGGCGGCGTGATGTCGACGCGGGACGATCCACGGCATCCTCAGTTCACGTACGACGAGCTCGCAGCCTGCGTCGACGAGGCGGCGGCGGTAGAGCTGCCGGTGATGGCCCACGCCCACGGTGCCGCCGGGATCAAGCAGGCACTGCGGGCCGGGGTTCGCTCGATCGAGCACGGGGTCTTCCTCGACGATGAGTGCATCGACCTGTTCCTCGAGCGTGACGCGTGGCTGGTACCCACGCTGATGGCGCCGGCCTCGCTGGTCGAGGCCATCGACGCGGGCATGAGCGTCACGCCGGAGATCGAGACGAAAGCCAGGTCGATCGCGGCTACCCATCTGGACGCCGTGACCCGGGCCCACCAGGGCGGCGTACGGATCGCGATGGGCACCGACTCCGGGGTCTTCGCCCACGGCTCCAGCCCGGAGGAGCTGGCGTGGCTGGTCCGCGCCGGCCTCAGTCCTCAGGAGGCGTTGCTAGCGGCAACCTCCTCCGCGGCCGACCTCCTCGCCCTACCCGACGTCGGCCGCATCACTCCGAGGACGGTCGCCGATCTCGTGATCCTCGACGGCGACCCGTGGCAACTGGAGAAGTTCCGCGAGAACCTCCGCCTGGTCATCAAGTCCGGCCGCATCCGGCGGCCTGCGGATCAGACAGATGCCCGACACCCGGAATGA
- a CDS encoding DUF917 domain-containing protein has protein sequence MRIIDEEALNDITTGSTVLGSGGGGDPYVGMLLARDAIRRFGPVQLVDVDEVPDTANMVFIAGIGAPGVLIEKLPRAAEYERVLGQLERFTGTTYDYVCPAEAGGLNAVTPFATAAARGLPVVDADGMGRAFPHLEMVTPTLYGGSATPFVMVDEHGNTMFLESTSNAWSEEYARAAVLASGANAAMALYPMTGAEAKQRLVRGALTLAQDLGRTIREARAAHTSPVDAVLEQQGGVLLFTGKVEEVERRNERGWTIGQAHLSGLDGDRDHTMTIHFQNENLAAERDGAMVATSPDLIMALELDTGTPIPAEEIRYGYRVAVLGLPADPHWRTAAGIELAGPRRFGYEHDYRPVEEFAG, from the coding sequence ATGCGCATCATCGACGAGGAAGCCCTGAACGACATCACGACAGGCTCGACCGTCCTCGGCTCCGGCGGCGGTGGCGACCCGTACGTCGGCATGCTCCTGGCCCGGGACGCGATCCGCCGGTTCGGACCCGTCCAGCTGGTCGACGTGGACGAGGTGCCCGACACCGCGAACATGGTGTTCATCGCAGGCATCGGAGCTCCTGGTGTGCTGATCGAGAAGCTGCCGCGCGCTGCGGAGTACGAGAGGGTGCTGGGGCAGCTGGAGCGGTTCACCGGAACGACGTACGACTATGTCTGCCCCGCCGAAGCGGGTGGCCTGAACGCGGTCACGCCCTTCGCGACCGCCGCTGCCCGAGGACTCCCGGTCGTCGACGCCGACGGGATGGGCCGGGCGTTCCCGCACCTGGAGATGGTCACACCGACCCTGTACGGCGGATCGGCCACACCCTTCGTGATGGTCGACGAGCACGGCAACACGATGTTCCTGGAATCGACCAGCAACGCCTGGAGTGAGGAGTACGCACGGGCGGCTGTGCTGGCCAGCGGCGCGAACGCGGCGATGGCGCTGTACCCGATGACCGGGGCGGAGGCCAAGCAGCGGCTGGTGCGGGGTGCGCTGACGCTGGCGCAGGACCTCGGCCGGACGATCCGGGAAGCACGGGCCGCGCATACGTCGCCGGTCGACGCCGTACTCGAGCAGCAGGGCGGCGTCCTGCTGTTCACCGGAAAGGTGGAGGAGGTGGAGCGGCGCAACGAACGCGGCTGGACGATCGGCCAGGCGCACCTGAGTGGGCTGGACGGCGATCGCGACCACACGATGACGATCCACTTCCAGAACGAGAACCTCGCCGCCGAACGCGACGGCGCGATGGTCGCGACCAGCCCGGACCTGATCATGGCGCTGGAGCTCGACACCGGTACGCCGATCCCGGCCGAGGAGATCCGCTACGGCTACCGGGTCGCGGTGCTCGGTCTGCCCGCGGACCCGCACTGGCGGACAGCGGCCGGGATCGAGTTGGCCGGACCCCGCCGGTTCGGGTACGAGCACGACTACCGGCCCGTCGAGGAGTTCGCCGGATGA